A genomic region of Raphanus sativus cultivar WK10039 chromosome 6, ASM80110v3, whole genome shotgun sequence contains the following coding sequences:
- the LOC130495517 gene encoding putative F-box only protein 15 — translation MCGSCYDGDRLSLVQQDDEEPREIVVWVTNKLTDVDVLFTKYFNVSRPDVPALLDHTDMSHSVYFIGKHKFITAWCEAEVYEDDDKNPPTCITLYEIDEGGVRTQLETERHYESGYSGTFLCGYVYVPSLVPLPE, via the exons ATGTGCGGTT CTTGTTACGATGGAGATAGACTGTCTTTGGTACAGCAAGATGACGAAGAACCAAGGGAGATTGTGGTGTGGGTTACGAACAAGTTGACCGATGTGGATGTCTTGTTCACCAAGTATTTCAATGTGTCACGACCAGATGTTCCGGCGTTACTGGACCATACAGATATGTCTCACTCGGTGTACTTCATTGGCAAGCACAAATTTATCACGGCATGGTGCGAGGCAGAAGTatatgaagatgatgataagaATCCTCCTACTTGCATCACTCTTTATGAAATTGATGAGGGAGGGGTAAGAACACAACTTGAGACAGAACGACACTACGAGTCTGGCTATTCTGGCACCTTCCTTTGTGGCTACGTGTACGTTCCAAGTCTAGTCCCTCTTCCAGAATAA
- the LOC130495518 gene encoding uncharacterized protein LOC130495518, translating into MNLRSRGSLSLVSIVEDISALERDIVRRRREEEQQAHIQRLGFDMENLPQDRAAEDGQGAANLGPRHPQRQARAIGAHDQPNIHGNRAGIRAPAVENNNFEIKSSLINMIQSNKYHGLALEDPLDHLDNFDRLCGTIKINGVSEDALKLRLFPFSLGDKAHTWEKGLSRDSIRTWDECKEAFLTKFFSNSRTAKLRNEISGFQQKNLEGFSEAWERFNSYIAQCPHHGFSKESLLSTFYRGVLPSCRNRLDTASNGFFLGRTEQDAEELVENMAKSDSVYNEENDRANRGDDQQTRKDIKSLQEKKEPNFQYNKYQPRQNTPPSFGNNNNLSNQAQGNSSQATAPDSSMESMFKQIMDAQSRLAKDIGHEFQTVHSKIDTSYTELNNKFLLLASRFNALESQVASMPSSSKSPMGSLLGKPDKNPKESCNVVISTTSSKIELSDHEKEVDEIERLLHGTEIVATAEAHMVDKVMERVQVQVERKVEATNLQRAEPRAEKQVERRADNKLKEVKLEEATEVELSPYEVPLPFPQRVLTKAQKKVISKFRKDLSDVGVKLPEISGMREAHVQMLLIQDILTHKEEIAELLNISTLQLDPPVPPKSLPKLGHQGMFTLPCSLGQLTLKDALVDSGASVNVISMEMVKSIGIESMEPDKSSLQFGDSSSTTPLGIIKDFPLKIGACTIPIDLTVLNMATGKRVPLVLGTPFLTTVGACIDFPNKKVTLMNVNKTVSYPLQPPLDAGYCGTITFGQEADKKPQDEVVVCETKGLNGETSQELRVAHLESAKKEGMSGTSEATHGKKKLLQETHPPSLDMISHTLTLHPMKLKDGVIEYKLRCKGKSRPFSSARAIINPQLQDDPLKLQELLSQVLTITLEGGKDPPSH; encoded by the exons atgaacttgaggagcagagGTTCATTAAGCCTTGTTTCCATTGTTGAAGACATTTCTGCACTTGAGAGGGATATTGTGAGaaggagaagggaagaagagcaacaggctcacatTCAGAGGTTGGGTTTTGATATGGAGAACCTGCCTCAAGATAGAGCTGCTGaagatggtcaaggagctgccaaccttggaCCAAGACATCCACAGCGCCAAGCTAGAGCAATTGGTGCCCATGATCAGCCTAACATCCATGGAAATAGGGCTGGCAttagagcaccagctgtggagaacaacaactttgagatcaagtcaagcTTGATCAACATGATCCAAAGTAACAAGTACCATGGGCTTGCTTTGGAAGATCCTCTAGATCACTTGGACAACTTTGATCGGTTGTGTGGCACCATCAAGATTAATGGTGTTTCTGAAGATGCATTAAAGCTTAGGCTGTTTCCTTTCTCTTTGGGAGATAAAGCTCACACATGGGAGAAGGGTCTCTCAAGAGATAGCATCCGGACATGGGATGAGTGCAAAGAAGCCTTCCTCACCAAGTTCTTCTCTAACTCAAGAACTGCAAAGCTTAGGAATGAGATTTCAGGATTTCAACAAAAGAATCTTGAAGGTTTTAGTGAAGCATGGGAACGATTCAACAGCTACATTGCTCagtgtcctcatcatggtttcagcaaggagagcttgcttaGCACTTTTTACAGGGGAGTTCTACCATCTTGCAGAAACAGGCTTGACACAGCTAgcaatggtttcttcttgggcagaACCGAGCAAGATGCAGAGGAActggtggagaacatggcaaagAGTGATTCAGTCTACAATGAGGAGAATGATAGAGCCAACAGAGGAGATGATCAGCAAACAAGGAAAGACATCAAGTCCTTGCAAGAAAA GAAGGAAcctaactttcagtacaacaaatACCAGCCTAGGCAAAACACACCTCCTAGTTTTGGGAACAACAACAATCTGTCCAATCAAGCTCAAGGAAACTCTTCTCAAGCTACAGCTCCTGATTCAAGTATGGAGTCAATGTTCAAGCAGATAATGGATGCTCAGTCTAGATTAGCAAAGGACATTGGTCATGAGTTCCAAACCGTGCACTCCAAGATTGATACTAGCTATACCGAGCTGAACAACAAGTTCCTACTACTTGCCTCTCGCTTTAATGCTTTGGAGAGTCAGGTCGCCTCTATGCCATCATCTTCCAAGAGCCCAATGGGATCACTACTAGGGAAACCAGATAAGAATCCCaaggagtcttgcaatgttgtcatctctactacttcttcaaagATTGAGCTGAGTGATCATGAGAAAGAGGTGGATGAAATTGAAAGACTTTTGCATGGAACAGAGATTGTAGCAACAGCTGAAGCACATATGGTGGATAAGGTTATGGAAAGGGTTCAGGTGCAAGTTGAAAGGAAAGTTGAAGCAACAAATctgcagagagctgagcctaGGGCTGAGAAACAAGTTGAGAGGAGAGCTGACAACAAGCTGAAAGAGGTTAAGCTAGAAGAAGCCACTGAGGTTGAGCTGTCACCATATGAGGTCCCACTCCCATTTCCACAAAGggtcctcaccaaagctcagaagaaggtTATCTCTAAGTTCAGGAAGGACCTAAGTGATGTTGGCGTCAAGCTTCCAGAGATCTCGGGTATGCGTGAGGCTCATGTCCAAATGCTGCTCATCCAGGACATTCTCACTCACAAAGAAGAAATAGCAGAGCTCCTGAACATCTCAACACTGCAGCTTGACCCACCAGTCCCTCCAAAGTCTCTTCCTAAGCTTGGACACCAAGGGATGTTCACTTTACCTTGCTCCCTTGGTCAGCTCACTCTTAAAGATGCTCTTGTTGATTCTGGTGCTAGTGTGAATGTAATCTCAATGGAGATGGTGAAGAGTATAGGGATTGAGAGTATGGAACCAGACAAGTCTTCACTACAGTTTGGGGATTCCTCTTCTACAACCCCACTTGGTATCATTAAAGACTTCCctttgaagattggagcatgcaccATTCCCATTGACCTCACTGTCCTTAACATGGCGACTGGGAAGAGAGTTCCTTTGGTCTTGGGCACACCTTTCCTCACAACAGTTGGAGCTTGCATTGACTTTCCCAACAAGAAGGTCACTCTTATGAATGTGAACAAAACTGTCTCCTACCCATTACAACCTCCATTGGATGCTGGCTATTGTGGGACAATCACTTTTGGCCAAGAAGCTGATAAGAAGCCCCAAGATGAAGTTGTTGTTTGTGAGACAAAAGGTCTCAATGGAGAGACTTCTCAAGAGTTGCGTGTTGCgcacttggaaagtgctaaaAAGGAGGGGATGAGTGGAACCTCAGAGGCCACTCATGGCAAGAAGAAGTTGCTGCAAGAAACTCATCCCCCATCTCTTGATATGATCTCACACACTCTCACTCTCCATccaatgaagctcaaggatGGTGTCATTGAGTACAAGCTCAGGTGTAAGGGCAAGTCAAggccattctcaagtgcaagaGCCATCATCAACCCTCAGCTCCAAGATGATCCACTCAAGCTTCAAGAACTCCTCTCTCAggtcctcaccatcactcttgaaGGTGGGAAGGACCCTCCTTCTCACTAA
- the LOC108812853 gene encoding putative potassium transporter 12, with the protein MDEEDRIEEASSNSSLRRVGTGSSSDRRWVNGSEVGSETVPFPEFKDVADYSFGNLRRRLMKKPKRADSLDVEAMEIAGAHGHDLKEISLLGTIGIAFQTLGVVYGDMGTSPLYVFSDVFSKVPIRSEVDVLGALSLVIYTIAVIPLAKYVFVVLKANDNGEGGTFALYSLICRYAKVNKLPNQQPADEQISSFRLKLPTPELERALGIKDALETKGYLKTLLLLLVLMGTSMIIGDGILTPAMSVMSAMSGLQGEVEGFGTNALVLSSIVILVALFSIQRFGTGKVGFLFAPVLALWFFSLGSIGIYNLLKYDITVIRALNPYYIVLFFNKNSKQAWSALGGCVLCITGAEAMFADLGHFSVRSIQMAFTCVVFPCLLLAYMGQAAYLTQHPDASARIFYDSVPESLFWPVFVIATLAAMIASQAMISATFSCVKQAMALGCFPRLKIIHTSRKRMGQIYIPVINWFLMIMCILVVSIFRSTTHIANAYGIAEVGVMMVSTVLVTLVMLLIWQTNLFLALCFPLVFGSVETIYLLAVLTKILEGGWVPLVFATFFLTIMYIWNYGSVLKYQSEVRERISMDFMRELGSTLGTIRIPGIGLLYNELVQGIPSIFGQFLLTLPAIHSTIVFVCIKYVPVPVVPQEERFLFRRVCPKDYHMFRCIARYGYKDVRKEDSRVFEQLLIESLEKFLRCEALEDALESTLNDPDRVSVASDAYTDDLMAPLIHRGKQRSEPEQELDTDVLPSSSVGASMEEDPALEYELAALREATDSGLTYLLAHGDVRAKKNSIFVKKLVINYLYAFLRRNCRAGAANLTVPHMNILQAGMTYMV; encoded by the exons ATGGATGAAGAAGATAGGATTGAAGAAGCAAGCAGCAACAGCAGCTTGAGACGTGTTGGCACCGGAAGTAGCAGTGACCGGAGATGGGTGAACGGAAGCGAAGTCGGCTCCGAAACGGTGCCGTTCCCAGAGTTCAAAGATGTTGCAGACTATAGTTTTGGGAACTTGAGGAGAAGACTCATGAAAAAGCCCAAAAGAGCTGATTCTCTTGATGTTGAAGCCATGGAAATTGCAGGCGCTCATGGCCACGATCTCAAG GAAATATCACTTTTGGGTACGATTGGGATAGCGTTTCAGACGTTAGGTGTTGTGTATGGAGACATGGGAACAAGCCCTTTGTATGTCTTTAGTGATGTCTTCAGTAAAGTTCCTATCAGATCAGAAGTTGATGTTCTCGGTGCCTTGTCTCTAGTTATCTATACCATTGCTGTCATTCCTTTAGCCAAGTATGTCTTTGTTGTCCTTAAAGCCAACGACAACGGCGAAG GAGGAACGTTTGCGTTGTATTCGCTGATTTGTAGGTATGCAAAGGTGAACAAGCTGCCTAATCAGCAACCTGCGGATGAGCAGATCTCAAGTTTTAGGCTTAAACTCCCAACTCCTGAGCTGGAACGAGCTCTGGGTATTAAAGACGCTTTAGAGACAAAAGGGTATTTGAAAACTCTTCTTCTGCTTTTAGTACTAATGGGTACTTCCATGATTATTGGCGATGGCATTCTGACACCAGCTATGTCTG TGATGTCTGCAATGAGTGGTTTACAAGGTGAAGTTGAAGGTTTTGGAACAA ATGCATTGGTTCTGTCTTCCATTGTGATCCTCGTGGCTTTGTTCAGCATACAACGGTTTGGGACGGGTAAAGTGGGTTTTCTGTTTGCTCCGGTTCTCGCGCTCTGGTTCTTCTCACTCGGTTCTATTGGTATCTACAATCTGTTGAAGTACGACATCACCGTCATAAGAGCACTGAACCCCTATTACATCGTCTTGTTCTTCAACAAGAATAGCAAACAGGCTTGGTCTGCTCTTGGTGGATGTGTCTTATGCATTACAGGAGCGGAAGCAATGTTTGCAGATTTGGGACATTTCTCAGTTCGTTCTATACAG ATGGCATTCACTTGCGTGGTGTTCCCATGCCTCCTCTTAGCTTACATGGGTCAAGCTGCTTATCTAACACAGCATCCTGATGCCTCAGCTCGCATTTTCTATGATTCAGTTCCTG AGAGTTTGTTCTGGCCTGTGTTTGTGATAGCGACATTAGCAGCAATGATAGCGAGCCAAGCCATGATCTCAGCGACTTTCTCATGCGTCAAACAAGCCATGGCTCTCGGTTGCTTCCCAAGGTTGAAGATAATCCACACTTCTAGGAAAAGGATGGGTCAGATCTACATCCCCGTCATCAACTGGTTCTTGATGATTATGTGCATACTCGTCGTCTCCATCTTCAGAAGCACAACCCACATCGCAAATGCTTACG gCATAGCTGAAGTAGGTGTGATGATGGTGAGCACAGTGTTGGTAACACTAGTGATGCTTCTCATCTGGCAAACCAATCTGTTTCTTGCTCTTTGTTTCCCACTTGTCTTCGGATCCGTTGAGACCATTTACTTGCTTGCGGTTCTCACCAAGATCTTGGAAGGTGGTTGGGTTCCGCTTGTATTCGCCACTTTCTTCCTCACCATTATGTACATTTGGAACTACGGAAGCGTGCTCAAGTACCAAAGCGAGGTCCGGGAGAGAATCTCCATGGACTTTATGCGTGAGCTCGGTTCAACTCTCGGAACGATTCGAATTCCCGGGATTGGACTGCTCTACAACGAGCTTGTTCAAGGCATACCTTCCATTTTTGGACAGTTCTTGCTCACTCTCCCTGCCATTCACTCGACAATCGTCTTTGTCTGCATCAAGTATGTCCCTGTCCCGGTTGTTCCTCAAGAAGAGAGGTTCCTCTTCAGACGGGTTTGTCCTAAAGACTACCATATGTTCAGATGCATTGCTAGGTATGGTTACAAAGATGTCAGGAAAGAAGATTCAAGAGTCTTCGAGCAGCTTCTCATTGAGAGTCTAGAGAAGTTCTTGAGATGTGAAGCGTTGGAGGATGCTTTAGAGAGCACTCTCAATGATCCTGATAGAGTTTCCGTTGCGAGTGATGCTTACACAGACGACCTCATGGCACCTCTCATTCACCGAGGAAAGCAGCGGTCTGAGCCAGAGCAGGAGTTGGATACAGATGTTTTGCCGTCTTCAAGCGTAGGGGCGTCCATGGAGGAAGATCCAGCTCTGGAATATGAGCTTGCGGCTTTAAGAGAGGCCACAGACTCGGGGCTAACGTATCTGCTGGCTCATGGAGATGTGAGGGCCAAGAAGAATTCGATATTTGTGAAGAAGCTTGTGATTAATTACTTATATGCGTTTCTCAGAAGGAACTGCAGAGCTGGGGCTGCCAATCTCACTGTTCCACATATGAACATCTTGCAAGCTGGCATGACTTATATGGTCTAA
- the LOC108807790 gene encoding putative F-box only protein 15, with amino-acid sequence MERSSMASFSTLPLDLTKEILYRTPAESLVRAKATCKQWNDLIKDKRFIYEHWRRSPERFLRADQTVQILDLVTRTRSDSPIPDELQLSISNAMAMVHCDGLMLCVWSDKEYFMFHNIALWNPLTRNFNVVEHRLARESHRFLKGDNFGIGYDVNKPRGNYKILMFSANHYCEAVVEIYECMSKSWRTIVDSKVDWEAYPWDHGVSVVGNMYWLVKKKTINYIVAFDFSVETFKDIFFCHHLPYDNNYLGCFDGDKLSLLHQNQNYPSPIEVWVSSNLAVGNVTFAKYFSVSSSDFPEFCYLTFWAHPVYCIAKHERIIAWYTVFSTCLIVCEIDEGGVSNRCLTSKHYWDDCIGTFNCGYIYKPSLVPLP; translated from the exons ATGG AGCGTTCGTCCATGGCTTCTTTTTCAACGTTGCCACTCGATTTGACAAAAGAAATACTTTACAGGACTCCAGCAGAGTCTCTGGTCCGAGCAAAGGCGACATGCAAGCAGTGGAACGATCTCATCAAGGACAAGAGGTTCATCTATGAACACTGGCGTCGCTCCCCGGAAAGATTCCTAAGAGCTGATCAGACGGTACAAATCTTGGACCTGGTGACCAGAACACGTTCAGACTCACCAATCCCAGACGAGCTCCAACTTTCGATATCAAATGCCATGGCCATGGTTCACTGCGATGGACTCATGTTGTGTGTCTGGAGTGACAAGGAATATTTTATGTTCCACAACATCGCCCTTTGGAATCCCCTCACAAGGAATTTCAACGTGGTCGAGCATAGGCTTGCTCGAGAGTCTCATAGGTTCCTGAAGGGTGATAACTTCGGGATCGGATACGACGTTAACAAGCCTCGAGGTAATTACAAGATCTTGATGTTTTCAGCTAATCACTATTGTGAAGCAGTGGTCGAGATATACGAGTGCATGTCGAAATCGTGGAGAACAATTGTTGATTCCAAGGTTGATTGGGAAGCATATCCCTGGGACCATGGCGTCTCTGTCGTGGGTAACATGTATTGGCTtgtcaagaagaagactatAAACTACATTGTAGCTTTTGATTTCTCCGTTGAGACATTCAAGGACATATTCTTTTGTCATCATCTCCCTTATGATAATAACTATCTAGGCTGCTTCGATGGGGATAAACTCTCTTTGCtacatcaaaaccaaaactaTCCAAGTCCGATCGAGGTGTGGGTTTCGAGCAATCTGGCTGTTGGGAATGTCACGTTTGCCAAATATTTCAGTGTGTCCAGCTCTGATTTCCCGGAGTTTTGTTACCTTACATTTTGGGCACATCCGGTATACTGCATTGCCAAGCACGAACGTATCATTGCATGGTATACTGTGTTTTCTACTTGCTTGATTGTTTGTGAAATTGATGAGGGAGGGGTAAGTAATCGATGTTTGACATCAAAACACTACTGGGATGACTGTATTGGCACCTTCAATTGTGGCTACATCTACAAACCCAGTCTGGTCCCTCTTCCATGA